One Bacteroidia bacterium DNA window includes the following coding sequences:
- a CDS encoding single-stranded DNA-binding protein — protein sequence MAGLNKVLLIGNLGKDPELRYLENGATIASFPLATTEHFKDKNGNRQDQTEWHNVVAWRGLAEIAEKLLKKGTQVYIEGHLHTRSWEDKEGHKRYSTEVVADDIKVLTRPVDHHSHYHPGSADTKPNDSTVF from the coding sequence ATGGCCGGATTAAACAAAGTTCTATTGATAGGCAATTTGGGTAAGGATCCTGAACTTAGGTATTTAGAGAACGGAGCTACCATAGCTAGTTTTCCCCTTGCAACCACCGAGCACTTTAAGGATAAAAATGGAAATAGACAGGATCAAACGGAATGGCATAATGTAGTAGCTTGGCGAGGTTTGGCGGAAATAGCTGAGAAATTGCTTAAAAAAGGGACTCAGGTTTATATTGAAGGCCATTTACATACTCGAAGCTGGGAGGATAAGGAGGGGCATAAGCGCTATTCAACAGAGGTAGTTGCAGATGATATTAAAGTGTTAACCAGGCCGGTAGATCATCATAGCCATTACCATCCCGGAAGTGCCGATACCAAGCCAAACGATTCTACGGTGTTTTAA
- a CDS encoding T9SS type A sorting domain-containing protein — MEKIYSALIAIGMGFSLPCFAQDGSLDLSFDTDGKVMASIGTFDDAAKGIVALDNGKILIAGHSYTANSYDFAVMQFLEDGSIDSSFSVYGYTTFGINTNEDRANCLAVQPDGKILVGGFTNDGLGDLMMVVRLLPTGEPDLSFGTNAAAIVPGNPNQRVESLVLQGDGKIVLTGGSSGSGNNDLIMVRLNADGSLDNTFSTDGIVVTPVSANLDDYGYSVKLQSDGKILVGGFSFDNTNANFLIARYNTDGSLDNTFDGDGIVTAGIFGSFNEYGYALDVQPDGKILLAGYIDNSYYDFIIIRINSDGNLDLSWGNSGVVYTDWGTVNDYGAPVDLIVQIDGKVLVGGYHSIGSDIYFALAKYQMDGSLDTTFDADGKVTTDFEGIGDAVGYSLALQQDGKILLAGAAYNSQNYFAIARYHNTIGSPVGLAETTTNSSVQSFPNPSNNQVHFQFNNPCQNGELLIYNTNGQLVKHITDIQGSTYLFAKKELPAGMYSYRIMNNNSLLSQGRILLQD; from the coding sequence ATGGAAAAAATTTATTCAGCACTAATCGCTATTGGAATGGGTTTCAGTTTGCCCTGTTTTGCTCAGGATGGTTCCCTGGATTTGAGTTTTGATACCGATGGAAAAGTAATGGCATCCATTGGAACCTTTGATGATGCAGCCAAAGGAATTGTTGCCCTTGACAATGGCAAAATCCTTATTGCCGGACATTCCTATACTGCGAATTCGTATGATTTTGCTGTAATGCAGTTTTTGGAGGATGGTAGTATTGATTCTTCATTCAGTGTTTATGGTTATACCACCTTTGGAATTAACACCAATGAAGACAGAGCCAATTGTTTAGCCGTTCAACCGGATGGAAAAATTTTGGTCGGCGGATTCACCAACGATGGACTTGGAGATTTGATGATGGTTGTTAGGTTGCTTCCAACAGGTGAACCAGATCTAAGTTTTGGAACAAATGCGGCTGCCATTGTGCCCGGTAATCCTAACCAAAGGGTTGAATCTTTGGTATTACAAGGCGATGGAAAAATCGTACTAACAGGTGGAAGTTCCGGCTCAGGAAACAATGATTTAATTATGGTTCGTTTAAATGCAGATGGAAGTTTAGACAATACCTTTAGTACCGATGGAATTGTTGTTACTCCGGTGTCGGCAAACTTAGACGATTATGGTTATTCGGTTAAATTGCAGTCTGACGGGAAAATACTGGTAGGCGGTTTTAGCTTTGATAATACGAATGCTAATTTTTTAATTGCCAGATACAATACTGATGGCAGTCTTGACAATACCTTTGATGGCGACGGTATTGTAACTGCCGGAATATTTGGTTCTTTCAATGAATATGGTTATGCATTGGATGTTCAGCCGGATGGGAAAATTCTATTGGCAGGATACATAGACAATAGCTATTATGATTTTATCATTATTCGAATAAATTCGGACGGAAACCTGGATTTAAGCTGGGGAAACAGTGGTGTGGTTTATACCGATTGGGGTACAGTAAATGATTATGGTGCCCCGGTGGATTTAATTGTTCAGATAGATGGCAAAGTTTTGGTCGGTGGATACCATAGCATCGGAAGCGATATCTATTTTGCTTTAGCGAAGTACCAAATGGACGGAAGTTTGGATACAACGTTTGATGCAGACGGAAAAGTTACCACTGATTTTGAAGGAATAGGGGATGCCGTTGGTTATTCCCTTGCCTTGCAACAGGATGGTAAAATTCTGTTGGCTGGTGCAGCTTATAATTCTCAAAATTATTTTGCTATTGCCCGATACCATAATACCATTGGTTCACCGGTCGGTTTAGCAGAAACTACAACTAATTCCTCCGTTCAATCCTTCCCTAATCCAAGCAATAACCAGGTTCATTTTCAATTTAATAACCCATGTCAAAATGGAGAATTGCTGATTTACAATACCAATGGACAACTTGTTAAGCATATCACTGATATTCAAGGAAGCACTTATTTGTTTGCAAAAAAGGAATTACCTGCCGGTATGTATTCCTACCGAATCATGAATAATAATTCCTTACTGTCCCAAGGTCGTATTTTATTGCAAGATTAG
- a CDS encoding GNAT family N-acetyltransferase has translation MPFRKDNQVLLLFGQETERLHFRKLEEADFQDWLRFCTDPLSLNYIFPNDRRSAEEKCREWFNRVYNRYENDLGGMNVLVEKGSGKLVGQCGLLVQKVDEKEELEIGYSLMPAFRGKGFATEAARKCRDVCFENSISDTLISIIHVENLDSKRVAYSNGMKPEKTTLFHQFPVDVFRINSTEWAKQTGH, from the coding sequence ATGCCATTTAGAAAAGATAATCAAGTCTTGCTTTTGTTTGGGCAAGAAACCGAAAGACTTCATTTTAGGAAGTTGGAAGAAGCAGACTTTCAGGATTGGTTAAGGTTTTGCACTGATCCGCTATCGTTGAATTATATTTTCCCAAATGATAGGAGGAGCGCAGAGGAAAAATGCAGGGAATGGTTTAACCGCGTTTATAACAGGTATGAAAATGATTTGGGAGGTATGAATGTATTGGTGGAAAAGGGATCGGGTAAGTTAGTAGGGCAATGTGGCTTGCTGGTGCAAAAGGTGGACGAGAAAGAGGAATTGGAAATTGGATATTCTTTAATGCCTGCCTTTCGGGGCAAGGGTTTTGCCACAGAGGCTGCTCGAAAATGTCGTGATGTTTGCTTTGAAAATTCAATCAGTGATACCTTAATTTCCATTATTCATGTAGAGAACCTGGATTCCAAGCGGGTCGCGTATTCCAACGGGATGAAACCGGAAAAAACGACCCTGTTTCATCAATTTCCGGTGGATGTTTTTCGGATTAACTCGACGGAATGGGCCAAACAAACCGGCCACTAA
- a CDS encoding OprD family outer membrane porin, which yields MANPIKKAFLTMLGLIGLVMVVQSQKPEPVRSDSSKLWNAFKGGKVSGLIRYYFSATDNHSPYTDYFANALGGAIKYETGNFHGFRAGIEVYSNFNLGSSDLSKPDSISRQLDRYELGLFDVENPANKRDITRLTELYLSYTISKTTLKLGRQALQTPFLNVQDGRMQPSVAQGIVFETQNLGKMKIEGGWIIGISPRSSSRWFSTAGSVGVYSMGVTTSGKKANYYGAISSKGVFFLGTQCSPIPWFKWTVHDLFFENVMNTVLVQIDLNWAIKPNWKIIGGAQSIRQDAVGNGGNPNPENTYINPKASAITLGGRLGFEWKGLEFTTNYNRIFNNGRFLMPREWGREPFYTFIPRERNEGAGNVHAWVAKLQYGWEKTGIKIGLAGGYYQFPDAKDFRLNKYGMPSYAQLNLDIKYRFTKWLKGLDAQLLVAGKINRANMYGEAKYEINKVNLVLYNFILNYLF from the coding sequence ATGGCAAACCCAATTAAAAAAGCCTTTCTTACCATGTTAGGTTTGATAGGACTTGTTATGGTTGTCCAATCTCAAAAACCTGAACCGGTCCGTTCCGACTCTTCCAAATTATGGAATGCCTTCAAGGGTGGAAAAGTAAGCGGATTAATTAGGTATTATTTTAGTGCTACCGACAACCACTCACCCTACACCGACTATTTTGCCAATGCCTTGGGCGGTGCAATAAAATACGAAACAGGAAATTTTCATGGCTTTAGAGCGGGTATAGAAGTTTATTCCAACTTCAATTTGGGTTCCTCTGATTTATCAAAACCCGATTCCATTTCAAGGCAATTAGACCGATACGAATTGGGATTATTTGATGTAGAAAATCCGGCCAACAAGCGGGATATTACCCGACTAACCGAGTTATACCTTTCCTATACTATTAGTAAAACCACCCTTAAATTGGGACGACAAGCCTTACAAACCCCATTTTTGAATGTTCAGGATGGGCGAATGCAACCCAGCGTGGCACAAGGTATCGTTTTTGAAACCCAAAACCTGGGAAAAATGAAAATAGAGGGAGGCTGGATAATAGGAATTTCGCCTCGAAGCAGCTCCAGGTGGTTTTCAACGGCAGGCTCGGTTGGAGTTTATTCCATGGGAGTTACCACCTCCGGTAAAAAAGCCAATTATTACGGGGCCATTTCGAGCAAAGGTGTTTTTTTTCTGGGAACTCAATGTTCGCCAATTCCCTGGTTTAAATGGACTGTTCATGATTTATTTTTTGAAAATGTAATGAATACGGTTTTGGTTCAAATCGATTTAAACTGGGCCATTAAACCGAACTGGAAAATTATTGGCGGAGCACAATCTATTAGGCAGGATGCGGTGGGAAATGGAGGGAATCCAAATCCGGAAAACACCTATATCAATCCCAAGGCTTCAGCAATTACTTTGGGTGGACGGCTAGGATTTGAATGGAAAGGATTGGAGTTTACCACCAACTATAACCGAATTTTCAATAATGGAAGGTTCTTAATGCCAAGGGAATGGGGAAGAGAACCCTTTTATACCTTTATTCCCAGGGAACGAAATGAAGGGGCAGGAAATGTTCATGCCTGGGTAGCAAAACTTCAATATGGATGGGAAAAAACCGGAATAAAGATTGGATTGGCAGGAGGTTATTATCAATTCCCGGATGCTAAAGACTTTCGCCTCAATAAATACGGAATGCCCTCTTATGCTCAACTCAACCTTGATATCAAATACCGGTTTACAAAATGGTTAAAAGGCCTAGATGCCCAATTACTAGTGGCGGGAAAAATAAACCGGGCCAATATGTATGGAGAAGCAAAGTATGAAATAAACAAAGTTAACCTGGTTTTGTACAATTTTATTCTAAACTACCTCTTTTAG
- the ppk2 gene encoding polyphosphate kinase 2: MEEKQITVKTAVKKVSSGDVIGGKSPQQVKSKTVQVRTQAKLQHEAAVAEGILKKGPKSKTELLDYLKDFSMEEQKEVLQTLQTNLNEQPIKVHPDEELLGNWREAEYPYKNLMSRKNYERNKYDLQVELLKLQNWVKETGSRVVILFEGRDAAGKGGTIKRFMEHLNPRGARVVALEKPTEEERGQWYFQRYIKHLPTKGEIVLFDRSWYNRAGVEKVMGFCSDKEYHEFMQQAPEFEKNIVQSGILLFKFWFSVTREEQKRRFKERENHPLKQWKLSPIDKASLGKWKEYTVAKQQMFFHTDTSDAPWIIVKSNCKKRARLNAMRYILHKVPFSNKDEMAIGKIDPLIVGRSNELGINLMNTKS, from the coding sequence ATGGAAGAAAAACAAATCACAGTAAAAACAGCAGTAAAGAAGGTTTCAAGCGGAGATGTCATTGGAGGGAAGTCGCCTCAACAAGTGAAGTCTAAAACCGTTCAGGTTAGAACCCAGGCTAAGCTACAGCACGAAGCTGCAGTAGCAGAAGGAATTTTAAAAAAGGGGCCAAAAAGTAAAACCGAGTTGTTGGATTACCTGAAAGATTTTAGCATGGAGGAGCAAAAAGAGGTGCTCCAAACCTTACAAACTAATTTAAATGAACAGCCTATCAAGGTTCATCCTGATGAGGAATTATTAGGCAATTGGAGGGAAGCTGAATATCCTTACAAGAACCTGATGTCGAGGAAAAACTATGAACGAAATAAATACGATTTACAGGTTGAGTTATTGAAGTTGCAAAACTGGGTGAAGGAGACCGGAAGTAGAGTGGTTATTTTATTTGAAGGAAGAGATGCGGCCGGAAAAGGAGGAACCATCAAACGGTTTATGGAACACCTGAATCCTAGGGGAGCCAGAGTGGTGGCCTTAGAAAAACCTACGGAAGAGGAACGTGGACAATGGTATTTTCAAAGGTATATCAAACATTTACCTACCAAGGGCGAAATTGTACTTTTTGACCGTTCATGGTATAACCGTGCCGGCGTTGAAAAAGTAATGGGATTTTGCTCGGATAAAGAATACCATGAGTTTATGCAACAAGCTCCTGAATTTGAAAAGAACATAGTGCAAAGCGGAATTTTATTGTTTAAATTTTGGTTTAGCGTTACCCGCGAAGAGCAAAAGAGAAGGTTTAAAGAAAGAGAAAATCATCCACTTAAACAATGGAAGTTGTCGCCAATTGACAAGGCATCCCTGGGTAAATGGAAAGAATATACCGTGGCCAAGCAGCAAATGTTTTTTCATACCGACACCTCCGATGCTCCATGGATAATTGTAAAATCCAATTGTAAGAAAAGGGCCAGGTTGAATGCGATGCGTTACATTTTACATAAAGTTCCTTTCTCGAACAAAGATGAAATGGCCATTGGTAAAATTGACCCTTTAATCGTCGGAAGGTCCAATGAGTTAGGAATAAATTTAATGAATACCAAATCATAG
- a CDS encoding DUF3127 domain-containing protein, whose amino-acid sequence MPNEIIGRIFKFAGETTGQGANGPWVKSTVILETTTDRYPKKIACQFWTDKANEIKNYKVGDEVRVSFDVESREYNDRWYTDLRAWKVERMGATAAPGASYTQAQPTSAYAATSEPNGADAFNPSLAAADDDLPF is encoded by the coding sequence ATGCCAAACGAAATTATCGGACGCATTTTCAAATTTGCCGGAGAAACCACCGGACAAGGAGCCAATGGTCCTTGGGTAAAATCAACCGTTATTTTAGAAACCACTACAGACCGCTATCCAAAAAAGATCGCTTGTCAATTTTGGACCGACAAAGCCAATGAGATTAAAAATTATAAAGTTGGTGACGAGGTAAGGGTTTCGTTTGATGTGGAAAGCCGCGAATACAACGATCGCTGGTACACCGATCTTAGAGCATGGAAAGTAGAACGTATGGGAGCTACTGCAGCACCTGGAGCATCCTACACTCAGGCTCAACCTACTTCAGCCTATGCAGCAACTTCTGAACCAAATGGAGCGGATGCCTTTAATCCGAGTTTGGCTGCTGCCGATGATGATTTGCCGTTCTAA
- a CDS encoding sulfite exporter TauE/SafE family protein: protein MEIAGFLASIFIGITLGLIGGGGSILTVPVLVYLFGVEPVLATAYSLFIVGLTSAVGSLSYFRKNLVNVKTALVFGMPSIAAVFATRAYLVPAIPKEVMEIDGWVLSKNLLLMLLFAVLMIAASYSMIKKDPPSSGKKSEGDQVFNYPLILIEGMIVGILTGLVGAGGGFLIIPALVILSKLPMKEAVGTSLVIIAAKSLIGFLGEGSETVIDWVFLAKVSSFAIVGIVIGSYLSKNIDGSKLKPAFGWFVLVMGIYIIAKETLLK, encoded by the coding sequence ATGGAAATTGCAGGATTTTTGGCATCGATTTTTATTGGAATAACCCTAGGACTCATTGGCGGAGGGGGAAGCATTTTGACCGTTCCGGTATTGGTATACCTTTTTGGCGTGGAACCGGTGCTGGCAACTGCTTATTCTTTGTTTATTGTTGGACTTACCAGTGCGGTGGGTTCGCTGAGTTATTTTAGGAAAAATTTAGTGAACGTGAAAACGGCTTTGGTTTTTGGAATGCCATCGATTGCAGCCGTATTTGCAACCCGAGCCTACCTCGTTCCGGCCATACCCAAAGAGGTGATGGAAATTGATGGTTGGGTATTAAGCAAAAATTTACTGTTGATGTTGCTTTTTGCTGTTTTAATGATTGCAGCCTCGTATAGCATGATTAAAAAAGATCCACCATCGTCCGGAAAAAAATCGGAAGGAGATCAGGTTTTTAATTATCCACTTATTTTGATTGAAGGAATGATTGTGGGCATTTTAACCGGTTTGGTTGGTGCCGGTGGAGGATTTTTGATTATTCCGGCACTTGTTATTTTGAGTAAATTACCCATGAAGGAGGCTGTAGGAACCTCGTTGGTGATAATTGCGGCAAAATCATTGATTGGCTTTTTGGGTGAAGGTTCAGAAACAGTTATTGATTGGGTATTTTTGGCCAAAGTTTCAAGCTTTGCTATTGTAGGAATTGTTATTGGATCCTATTTATCGAAAAACATAGACGGTTCCAAATTAAAACCAGCGTTTGGATGGTTTGTGTTGGTGATGGGAATTTATATTATTGCCAAGGAAACCCTTCTAAAATAG
- a CDS encoding aryl-sulfate sulfotransferase: protein MRNLTLVAILLFVFGIDFRGQSQNTVGLIQNDPGSFQDGYFIFSPVASHKTYLVDHCGSVGKSWDIPNNPGLSGYLGQDGFLYVTGSLTNTNFVAGGRGGVIHKQDWNGNVLWSYTISDSLQCQHHDILPLENGNILLFAWDLKTKPQAMARGRNPSQCAQTLFSEKIMEIQPVGTNEANIVWEWKLWDHLIQDFDNTKPNFGVVADNPHLVDINFKAFASNSDWIHLNSIDYNPVLNQIMVSVHAFNEIWIIDKSTTTEEAAGHVGGNSGKGGDLLYRWGNPASYGHGTSSVFYGQHNAHWIKPGLPFENQIMVFNNGLGHPGTPFSTVEIINPPVLGYNYDQTLPYLPANQSWVYNRNNEKNWYSINVGSAQMLPNGHVFVTDGAAGRFFEIDTLGNQYWAYVNPDAKIGILEQDSTPTLNQLFSSILYPSDFPGFAGHALVSQGIIENRNSLSDTCILYNGINSPIIDATPFIVYPNPGNGYYQIDFKSRSEASVEVYDLQGKKVAQLEKAYGQLALPLTLNSSSPGCYMVKIQMGEKLYHQRVILE, encoded by the coding sequence ATGCGTAATTTAACTTTAGTAGCCATTCTGCTGTTTGTTTTTGGTATAGACTTCAGGGGTCAATCACAAAATACTGTGGGTTTGATTCAGAATGATCCGGGAAGTTTTCAGGATGGATATTTTATCTTTAGTCCGGTTGCTTCACACAAAACTTATTTGGTTGATCATTGTGGAAGTGTGGGTAAATCATGGGATATTCCTAATAATCCCGGATTGTCGGGATATTTAGGTCAGGATGGATTTCTTTATGTTACCGGTTCATTGACCAATACCAATTTTGTGGCCGGAGGCAGAGGAGGAGTGATTCATAAGCAGGATTGGAATGGAAATGTTTTGTGGTCCTACACAATTTCGGATTCGTTGCAATGCCAGCACCATGATATTTTGCCTTTGGAGAATGGAAATATTTTATTGTTTGCCTGGGATTTGAAAACCAAACCACAAGCAATGGCGCGAGGAAGAAATCCATCGCAATGTGCTCAAACCTTATTTAGCGAGAAAATTATGGAGATACAGCCGGTTGGCACCAATGAGGCAAATATTGTATGGGAATGGAAGCTGTGGGATCATTTAATACAGGATTTTGATAATACTAAGCCCAATTTTGGGGTTGTGGCAGACAATCCTCACTTGGTGGATATCAATTTTAAGGCATTTGCTTCTAATTCGGATTGGATCCATTTAAATTCCATTGATTACAATCCGGTTTTGAATCAAATAATGGTTAGTGTGCATGCTTTTAATGAGATTTGGATAATAGACAAAAGTACAACCACCGAAGAAGCCGCCGGACATGTTGGAGGAAATTCAGGCAAGGGGGGAGACTTGCTATACCGTTGGGGAAATCCGGCTTCTTATGGGCATGGAACCAGTTCAGTATTTTATGGGCAACACAATGCACATTGGATAAAGCCGGGTTTGCCATTTGAAAATCAAATCATGGTTTTTAACAATGGCTTGGGGCATCCGGGTACGCCCTTTTCCACGGTTGAGATTATCAATCCTCCGGTTTTAGGTTATAATTATGATCAAACATTGCCCTATTTGCCGGCCAATCAAAGTTGGGTTTACAACCGGAACAATGAAAAAAATTGGTATTCGATTAATGTTGGAAGTGCCCAAATGTTGCCCAATGGCCATGTGTTTGTTACGGATGGTGCTGCCGGTCGTTTTTTTGAAATTGATACCCTCGGAAATCAGTACTGGGCTTATGTAAATCCCGATGCTAAAATCGGAATACTGGAACAAGATTCTACCCCCACGCTTAACCAATTGTTTAGTTCCATTTTGTACCCTTCCGATTTTCCGGGTTTTGCCGGACATGCCTTGGTTTCGCAAGGAATTATTGAAAATAGGAATTCGTTGTCAGATACATGTATTTTGTATAATGGTATCAATTCTCCTATAATCGACGCCACCCCGTTTATTGTTTACCCCAATCCCGGCAACGGTTATTATCAAATTGATTTTAAGTCCCGTTCCGAAGCAAGTGTCGAGGTTTATGATTTGCAAGGGAAGAAGGTCGCTCAGCTAGAAAAAGCGTATGGACAGCTTGCCCTGCCGCTTACCCTTAATTCCTCATCGCCCGGTTGCTACATGGTGAAAATTCAAATGGGCGAAAAGCTGTATCATCAGCGAGTAATCCTGGAATAG
- a CDS encoding MBL fold metallo-hydrolase, with product MKIEQIYTGCLAQGAYYIVSEGEAAIIDPLRETQPYIDRLERDGVKLKYILETHFHADFVSGHLDLSKKTGAPIVYGPLAKPEFDAIIAEDGQLLPLGKLNLQVLHTPGHTLESTTYLLKDENGKDYCIFSGDTLFLGDVGRPDLAQKAANMTQDELAGLLYESLYNKILPLADDVIVYPAHGAGSACGKNMMKETVDTLGNQKRMNYALNQASKQDFIVAVTDGLLPPPAYFGMNVAMNKKGYQSFETVLNNGMRALNANEFEVAAETAGGALLLDTRDSKNFCKGFIPQSINIGINGDFAPWVGALIGDVNQPILLITEPGKEQETVTRLTRVGFDNILGHLAGGFETWVNAGKEVDRVNRISATQFARDFDVKTDMVIDIRKETEYAAEHVEEAFNKPLSDINEWIKDINQNQHFFLHCAGGYRSMIAASILQARGFRNFSEVEGGFKSIAETEVPRTNFICQSKLIAK from the coding sequence ATGAAAATTGAACAAATTTATACCGGCTGCCTGGCCCAAGGTGCTTATTATATTGTTTCCGAAGGTGAAGCAGCCATTATTGACCCATTACGCGAAACCCAACCTTACATAGACAGATTGGAACGCGATGGTGTGAAATTAAAATATATACTCGAAACTCACTTCCATGCCGATTTTGTTTCCGGACACCTCGACCTCAGCAAAAAAACCGGTGCTCCCATCGTTTATGGACCTCTAGCTAAACCCGAATTCGATGCCATCATTGCCGAAGACGGTCAACTTTTGCCATTGGGTAAGCTAAACCTTCAAGTGCTTCATACCCCCGGACATACCTTAGAAAGCACCACCTATCTATTGAAAGATGAAAATGGAAAAGATTATTGCATTTTCTCAGGCGATACCCTGTTTTTGGGCGATGTAGGAAGACCCGACCTAGCTCAAAAAGCAGCCAATATGACCCAGGATGAATTGGCCGGCTTGCTTTACGAAAGCCTGTATAACAAGATTTTACCTTTAGCCGATGATGTTATTGTGTATCCGGCACACGGCGCAGGGAGTGCTTGTGGTAAAAACATGATGAAAGAAACTGTGGACACCCTGGGAAATCAAAAACGCATGAATTATGCCCTTAACCAGGCTTCGAAACAAGATTTTATTGTCGCTGTTACCGATGGCTTATTGCCTCCTCCCGCCTATTTTGGAATGAATGTAGCCATGAATAAAAAGGGTTACCAAAGCTTTGAAACCGTTTTAAACAATGGCATGAGAGCTCTCAACGCCAATGAATTTGAAGTGGCTGCCGAAACCGCCGGTGGGGCGCTATTGCTTGATACCCGGGATAGTAAAAACTTCTGCAAAGGATTTATACCGCAATCAATAAACATTGGCATTAATGGAGATTTTGCCCCTTGGGTGGGTGCCCTGATCGGCGATGTAAATCAGCCCATTTTGCTTATTACAGAGCCCGGAAAAGAGCAGGAAACCGTTACCCGCCTTACCCGCGTTGGTTTCGACAACATCTTGGGTCATTTGGCAGGCGGTTTCGAAACCTGGGTAAACGCCGGTAAAGAAGTAGACCGCGTAAACCGAATTTCGGCCACCCAATTTGCCCGGGATTTTGATGTTAAAACCGATATGGTCATCGATATTCGCAAAGAAACAGAATATGCTGCAGAGCACGTGGAAGAAGCCTTTAACAAGCCTTTGTCCGACATAAATGAATGGATAAAGGACATTAACCAAAACCAACATTTCTTTTTGCATTGCGCCGGTGGTTACCGCAGCATGATTGCAGCTAGCATTCTTCAGGCCAGAGGTTTCCGCAATTTTTCCGAAGTGGAAGGTGGATTTAAATCCATTGCCGAAACAGAAGTGCCAAGAACCAATTTTATTTGCCAAAGCAAGCTGATTGCCAAATAG
- a CDS encoding GyrI-like domain-containing protein, whose product MIKRIGIGLGIAAFVLFVGFYFLPDHFEVSREIVVEGDAGYIQAELDNFHHWNEHWSPWVKMDPGMSIRYDGPERGAGAFMHWKGKESGEGELKVLYSTEDSVGYSMHMLDFGAKSVGKFELIPQGSATKIVWTNVGKLAFWERPFGLFMDGMMGPDYEKGLVQIKQLVEGQPKVKKEEEKPAMVVEEKDFSPKQALLISIKCTEKEIGEKLSAAYRDILAYMKQEHIRMEGPTFAIYHRFSAAQIQVDAGIPIDRPVLGHKRIFYKRFEKVRSAQCLYRGDFAKTSAAHARIAIWMKEQNKRQKAPAWEIYLTDPDVVKDTAKLETLVVYPLE is encoded by the coding sequence ATGATAAAACGGATTGGAATAGGCTTGGGAATAGCTGCTTTTGTGCTATTTGTCGGGTTTTACTTTTTACCCGACCATTTTGAGGTAAGCAGGGAAATAGTTGTGGAAGGGGATGCAGGGTACATTCAGGCAGAGTTAGATAATTTTCATCATTGGAATGAGCATTGGTCACCATGGGTGAAGATGGATCCCGGAATGAGTATCAGGTATGATGGTCCGGAGCGTGGAGCCGGTGCATTTATGCATTGGAAAGGGAAAGAGAGTGGAGAGGGAGAGTTGAAGGTGCTTTATTCCACCGAGGATAGTGTGGGATATTCGATGCATATGTTGGATTTCGGCGCTAAGTCGGTTGGGAAGTTTGAATTAATTCCTCAAGGTTCTGCTACTAAGATTGTATGGACCAATGTAGGCAAGTTGGCGTTTTGGGAAAGGCCGTTTGGTTTGTTTATGGATGGGATGATGGGACCGGATTATGAGAAAGGATTAGTTCAAATCAAACAATTGGTGGAGGGGCAACCTAAGGTGAAAAAGGAGGAAGAAAAGCCGGCCATGGTTGTAGAGGAGAAAGATTTTAGTCCGAAACAGGCTCTTCTGATTTCGATTAAGTGTACGGAAAAAGAAATTGGGGAAAAGCTTAGTGCGGCTTATAGGGATATTTTAGCTTATATGAAGCAAGAACATATAAGGATGGAAGGTCCTACTTTTGCCATTTACCATCGTTTTAGTGCAGCTCAAATTCAGGTTGATGCCGGTATACCGATTGATAGGCCTGTGTTGGGGCATAAACGAATTTTTTATAAAAGATTTGAAAAGGTTCGTTCTGCTCAATGTTTGTATCGGGGTGATTTTGCTAAAACTTCCGCTGCACACGCCCGAATTGCGATTTGGATGAAGGAGCAAAACAAGCGGCAAAAGGCACCTGCTTGGGAAATTTACCTCACTGACCCTGATGTGGTGAAAGATACCGCAAAGTTGGAGACTTTGGTGGTTTATCCGCTTGAATAA